One Neochlamydia sp. AcF84 genomic window, TAAAGGTGTGGGACGCATTTATCAACAGACAGTGATCGATACCTATTCTAAGGTAGCTTTTGTCAAACTATACGATAGAAAAAATGCGTTGGTAGCAGCGGATATGCTGAATGACCAAGTCATTCCCTGGTTTGAAGAGCAAGATATTCGTGTCTTAAGAATATTGACCGATCGTGGTACAGAGTACTGTGGAGCAAGAGAGCATCATGAGTATGAACTTTATCTGGCCATTGAAGACATTGACCATTCTCGCACTAAAGCTCGGCACCCTCAAACGAATGGAATCTGCGAAAGGTTTCATCAGACCATCCAGAACGAATTTTATGCCACAGCTTTTAGGAAGAAAGTGTTTAAAAATGTTGAAGAATTACAAGAGGATGTGGATAAATGGATGAATGAGTATAATAACGAGAGAACACATACAGGAAAGTATTGTTTTGGCAAGACGCCATTACAAACATTCTTAGATGCAAAACATCTTGCGCAAGAAAAGATGTTAGATAAGTTACAACTGACAGAAATAGTACCTGCCAGGTAACTCATGTTTGTCAGGTCAAGTACTGTCTAGGACACTTAAGACCTATTCTTACTATCAAGCGCAACAAGAGATGA contains:
- a CDS encoding integrase core domain-containing protein → KGVGRIYQQTVIDTYSKVAFVKLYDRKNALVAADMLNDQVIPWFEEQDIRVLRILTDRGTEYCGAREHHEYELYLAIEDIDHSRTKARHPQTNGICERFHQTIQNEFYATAFRKKVFKNVEELQEDVDKWMNEYNNERTHTGKYCFGKTPLQTFLDAKHLAQEKMLDKLQLTEIVPAR